ATCACCTTTATAGACTCGgcaaataatgttatttttatccGCTTGGAATTGATGGGTCTTTTGTATTCATCTGGAAATTTTAGTGTCATTTCTAGTGTCTTAAGTGTTTGGGTCCATGTATATTTTTCTGTAGTTCCACCATTACCTATGGGCCTGTTTTTTTCAGATTCCTCTTCCGTATCCGATCCGTCATTCCTCCTGGTTGTTTTATCTCCATTCAAGGCATCGGTACTTCCTTTGCCATTTGTTTTTACTGGTTCATTTCTAGATTTACTACCAACCGTATTAGTCGTTTTATGTGttggtaatttatcaagGTCTGTGACATCAACTACCCTTTCACTCAACTGTTTTGCCTTCATATGCTtaagatatatattaccaaTCTTCCTACAGGTATTATCCACCAACATAACTGTGCTACTTATGTCAATTAGGTCTACGTTATTCTTTGGATTATAAAAGTCGGTCTTTCTAGCTAGAAAACTGAAGAAGTTGTTCAACAGAGGTTCAATACCACCAGAACGTTGAGTTATGTTGATAAAAAGTGAATCTATCACTTGATCTGCCCCCTTATCTAATTCTTCCCACTTCATTATTCACTATATTACGGAAGTATAATACACTACATGGGGATGTCACTCATAGTTGGGTATACTAATGTCGTAGAATATGTACAGCATCGCACATAGCTTTAAAAATACACTTAATCATCACCATTATAGACATTTTAAAGAGTTGTTCCACATAACCCATGGAATATTTTGTACAAATTTGAGATTCCATGGCACACTGCACTGGAGGGGTGTAAATAGTCCAAATGACCTAAGGATTATGTGTTCGCACATTATTAATGAcgcaaaaaaaattttggattgcACATTTAGCAGGCAAAATCCGAGTGCTGTCGAACTACTTTGTAGTATTGACCATGTATCAAATATGCTATGTCTGTTGGCAGATCCAGCAGAATTTGTTAGGTAtgtcatttatatattataatattgagacataaatttaatattgcaGAATTTATTCTTTTAATCTAACATTGTTTATGCAGAACCGTACACCCTGAACCACAATGGCGTATTGCTGCAAATGAAGTGGTAAATGAAGTTAGTATGTTTATTGAAAAGGTCAATATGGATAAACATTCTTATGCAGTTCTAataaatgcaataaatGAAACCGAAAGTTTGACTTTTGAACAACAAAAGGTACTATATCATATGATCGCTTCAATGCGAGACCACGGTGTACACTTTACACAATCTCAGAAAAGTGAGTATTTAGCATTGTTACTTCAAGAGAGGgaattatcgcaaattttGACGGATACACAACgcaaatatatcaaaattccTACATCACTAATACCTCCCAATTACATGAACCaaaatgatttcaaatATAAAGAGCTACTGCTTGATTATTCTTTGGGCAATCatttaatgaaatataCACATGATACAAATATGCgcaaacaaatttactgTTGTTTAATGCAGAGATCGCAGGTAAATATGTAAACATTTAGACATTAGATCAGTcattattgaatttgacaCAAACTAGACACAAAATGGCCAAAATGAGACAATTTAGCAGTTATTCATCGTTATCATTGCGtgacaatatattatctacTCCAGCACAAGTcgataaatatttaacaaatatacTGGATTCAATTAACTCATCATTGGTTGATGAATTGCATCTCATTTCAGCAAATGTTAATGAGATAAATCCTTGGGATTTGGATTATCTGGTTTCAcaatatgaaattaaacACATATCTGATGAAAGATTCACTTTTAATTCCTTGATGGATTTTTTCCGCAAAATTGTGAAATCATTGTTTGATATACAAATAGTTGAGTCTCAAGATAAAGgtatttataattacaaataataaatatatcaatggGACTAGTTAACATAGGTTCTTGGGATGAACTAATGAAGTATCATTTTGTCAAAGATGGTATCAAATTGTGCACATTGTACCTCGACATTTTTAATAGGGATGAGAAGAATGGTATATTCGCACAATTCACTCTCAAATGCTCAAAATCATTATCTACCTATCTTAATAATCATGAGCTAGGCACTTCtttgattgataaatacTTTGATCTGACAGATGGTCAGCACATAACATTTCAAACTCCCAGCACGGCCATAGTTTGCAATTTCCCCAGAGATTCATCTGAAACAAATCTGGATATTAACCAGGCAATTATGTTGTTTCACGAGCTAGGCCATACGCTGCATACATTACTCAGCCTTACGACATATCAGCATTTATCTGGGAATAGAGGAGGAGTTGATTTTGCCGAATTTTCATCGCATctttttgaattttatcCCAGAAAGATCTTAAACACTAATAATAGCAACAATTTGCAATGTATAGAGCTAGCAAAGATGGCAATACTAGCACTTTCGGATCAAATTGTCTACTCTAATGAGTGGCATGATTACACTCATCTCACAAGTACTGTACGGGATAAACTACTACAATACCCAACTCTAAATCAAAGCGTCAAGGGTAATTTAGTATTGGATATAATTGGATTGCCCAATCTCTCTAAATTTGATCACCTTGTCCACTATGGAGGAACATATTACTGTTATCTGTATTCCAGGTGACATTGTGCCTAATGTAGATCACTGGCTGGAATGATTTGGAAATTGACAGCTGAAGGAAACGAATACTCCGCCGCCTTCGGTCAACAACTGTACAAATTCTTTAGCCAAGTagtcaaaattatcatctaGGGTTCAATTGACTCGAGTATCAAACCCATACTTGACATTTGCAATGGAAATTCTGATTTATTAAAGCACCCTGAAAGTATTAACCCAAAATTCACATTCATGTAACATAATTATAGAACcaacattatttatagaGTATTCTATTATAGATATTTCCATGTGCTTATATCgggtatataatattagatCAGGGTATGAAATTCGGATAGGGGAACACATACAACAACTAATATAAAGATTACCCAAGTAAGTAACGGGGGATGAGataattaacataattGTCCTTTTGAGGTCTAGAGCATTAGGTTTCATATCTGTAACCTGCAGCAGTGGActgtaatttatgtatcgttaattttaaataaataatcgAGATTATTTATCGATAAAtcttcaaaaaatttgctgTTTTTGCGATGAATCCACTTACATATACATGTGGCACTAAGAACGCTGGATGTGGAGATGGGGTACCATATATGCCTATGCATGGCCTCATAACTAGtataatttgacaaatacaggcaatttttaatgtaatttttgtataaataacttataaatgatttatgaATGCAGCATGCAGTCCAAGAATCCACGCTGCAACTTAGAAATATTGTGAAACAACTTTTCGAGGCAGCCTACAGCAGTGATGTGAATTCTTTTGAACATATCGCAACTGAATTCTGTTACACATCTTCTACTATTAAAATTGGCACTACAAATGAAAGTGACTCAgatgataaaaataccGGTAATGGTTTAGTCAATGTATCTACAAATGGTTATGAAAGGAAAATTATTAGAAATAAGGCAATTGGGGCAATAAGGGATGGTAACGGAGCCTCTTTATTGCACATTTCATCTGCTGGTTGTAACATAGACGTTATCAAATGGTTGATAGATAAATGTCCAAATTTGACGACTTTATTAGATAAACAGGGACAATCTCCAATATTTTATGctataaaaaatcaaaccCCACGGCAACTAGAAGTTATAAATCTATTACTGCCATATTCggatataaataaatgcgaTGCTGATGGCAATTCATTATTGCATAATGCAATAAAGTATAACAACGTCAGCACCATAAAATTCCTAATTAGCAAAGGGTGTAATCTAAATTCTGTGTCTAATACCTTTGGAGCACCTATAAATATGGCAGTTACTACAGAAAATATGGAAATTATCAAGTTATTAGTAGAATCTGGCGCTAATTTGAATCTGAACCCTAGCAACAATGGCATTCCGCCACTGGTATATTCTTCTGCATCAGGCAATTTTGGTATcgtaaaatatctaatagACAAAGGGTGTAATGCTAATGAAACCGATCCAGATGGCTGGTCTGCTTTACACTCTGCCGCTGAATATGGGCATTTTGAAATAGTTAAATTACTGGTTAATTCGGGCGCCGATGTAAACTACACAAACAAAAACGCCACGGCATatcatttatcattaaatacaCACAATCAAcagttaataaattatttaaaggATATTACTgatccaaaatttacacaacTAGAGTGTCGCCAATTGTCAATTGTAGATGCCATAAAGTTGTCGGCTAGTGCCAGGTTCGAGGGTAAGCAATTTATAAACACTAAACAATGGAACAGGGCTAAGTCAATATACTCACAAGTAATCAGAATTTAATTAAGACAATAGAAACTATAAAACATCTATCTCATGATGAATCTATAAAGAATGAGCTTGCAATACTATACTCAAATTTGAGTTTTGTTTGTTTGTcactaaatgaattaaGCGGATCGTTGAAT
The DNA window shown above is from Babesia microti strain RI chromosome III, complete genome and carries:
- a CDS encoding Ankyrin repeats (3 copies) (overlaps_old_locusTagID:BBM_III00565), which encodes MQHAVQESTLQLRNIVKQLFEAAYSSDVNSFEHIATEFCYTSSTIKIGTTNESDSDDKNTGNGLVNVSTNGYERKIIRNKAIGAIRDGNGASLLHISSAGCNIDVIKWLIDKCPNLTTLLDKQGQSPIFYAIKNQTPRQLEVINLLLPYSDINKCDADGNSLLHNAIKYNNVSTIKFLISKGCNLNSVSNTFGAPINMAVTTENMEIIKLLVESGANLNLNPSNNGIPPLVYSSASGNFGIVKYLIDKGCNANETDPDGWSALHSAAEYGHFEIVKLLVNSGADVNYTNKNATAYHLSLNTHNQQLINYLKDITDPKFTQLECRQLSIVDAIKLSASARFEGKQFINTKQWNRAKSIYSQTIETIKHLSHDESIKNELAILYSNLSFVCLSLNELSGSLNAGLKSIENNPKWIKGHYRTAISYKCMGDDVNYLCYLYEAAKLEGEGGPLWKEFSDNAERIRQSKQ
- a CDS encoding Nuclear migration protein nudC (overlaps_old_locusTagID:BBM_III00555), giving the protein MKWEELDKGADQVIDSLFINITQRSGGIEPLLNNFFSFLARKTDFYNPKNNVDLIDISSTVMLVDNTCRKIGNIYLKHMKAKQLSERVVDVTDLDKLPTHKTTNTVGSKSRNEPVKTNGKGSTDALNGDKTTRRNDGSDTEEESEKNRPIGNGGTTEKYTWTQTLKTLEMTLKFPDEYKRPINSKRIKITLFAESIKVIIDDELFLCGQFHDKIKPDESVWAILDGENVQISIEKMKGLNWWPCVLKGDPTIDVAKIVPENSKLSDLDSETRSTVEKMMFDQRQKSMGLPTSDQMKQHEMLEKFKKMHPELDFSKCNINYS
- a CDS encoding mitochondrial intermediate peptidase (overlaps_old_locusTagID:BBM_III00560); its protein translation is MYSIAHSFKNTLNHHHYRHFKELFHITHGIFCTNLRFHGTLHWRGVNSPNDLRIMCSHIINDAKKILDCTFSRQNPSAVELLCSIDHVSNMLCLLADPAEFVRTVHPEPQWRIAANEVVNEVSMFIEKVNMDKHSYAVLINAINETESLTFEQQKVLYHMIASMRDHGVHFTQSQKSEYLALLLQERELSQILTDTQRKYIKIPTSLIPPNYMNQNDFKYKELLLDYSLGNHLMKYTHDTNMRKQIYCCLMQRSQTLDQSLLNLTQTRHKMAKMRQFSSYSSLSLRDNILSTPAQVDKYLTNILDSINSSLVDELHLISANVNEINPWDLDYLVSQYEIKHISDERFTFNSLMDFFRKIVKSLFDIQIVESQDKGSWDELMKYHFVKDGIKLCTLYLDIFNRDEKNGIFAQFTLKCSKSLSTYLNNHELGTSLIDKYFDLTDGQHITFQTPSTAIVCNFPRDSSETNLDINQAIMLFHELGHTLHTLLSLTTYQHLSGNRGGVDFAEFSSHLFEFYPRKILNTNNSNNLQCIELAKMAILALSDQIVYSNEWHDYTHLTSTVRDKLLQYPTLNQSVKGNLVLDIIGLPNLSKFDHLVHYGGTYYCYLYSRSLAGMIWKLTAEGNEYSAAFGQQLYKFFSQGSIDSSIKPILDICNGNSDLLKHPESINPKFTFM